Proteins encoded within one genomic window of Etheostoma cragini isolate CJK2018 chromosome 21, CSU_Ecrag_1.0, whole genome shotgun sequence:
- the arl3b gene encoding ADP-ribosylation factor-like protein 3 — protein MGLLSILRKLKSTPDQEVRILLLGLDNGGKTTLLKQLASEDISHITPTQGFNIKSVQSQGFKLNVWDIGGQRKIRPYWRNYFENTDVLIYVIDSADRKRFEETGQELAELLDEEKLSGVPVLIFANKQDLLTAAPASEIAEGLNLHTIRDRMWQIQSCSALTGEGIQEGMNWVCKSVNSKKK, from the exons ATG GGATTGCTGTCCATCCTACGTAAGCTAAAGAGCACACCAGACCAGGAGGTCAGGATACTGCTGCTGGGTCTGGACAACGGCGGGAAGACCACCTTGCTAAAACAGCTGGCATCTGAAGATATCAGTCATATCACCCCCACACAG GGATTCAACATTAAGAGTGTCCAGTCTCAGGGGTTTAAACTGAATGTTTGGGACATTGGAGGCCAGAGGAAGATCAGGCCGTACTGGAGAAACTACTTTGAAAACACAGATGTGCTG atataTGTAATTGACAGCGCTGACAGAAAGAGATTTGAGGAGACTGGTCAG gagcTGGCGGAGTTGTTAGATGAAGAGAAGCTGAGTGGCGTTCCCGTGCTGATCTTTGCAAACAAGCAGGACCTGCTGACAGCCGCCCCGGCCTCCGAGATCGCAGAGGGTCTCAATCTGCACACTATACGGGATCGCATGTGGCAGATCCAGTCCTGCTCTGCCCTCACTGGGGAGGGGATTCAG GAGGGCATGAATTGGGTGTGCAAGAGCGTCAACTCCAAGAAAAAATAG
- the trim8b gene encoding E3 ubiquitin-protein ligase TRIM8b, whose translation MPARTMMASDMAETWRNCFEEELICPICLHVFSDPIQLPCKHNFCRGCISEAWAKDSSLARCPECNHAYTQKPSLEKNHKLSNIVEKYNALSVDKAATPALQCILCRRGPPLPAVKVCLRCNAPCCQSHVQTHLQQPCSALGHLLVEAEAVKAWTCLQHDEYRLYHCEAEQTAVCQYCCFARCHPSHGHAVTDVELRRNDIRQSLLRQQERVEERVQEIEEQLCKLDSDKCVVEDRVCELKEEVRLQYQRMHQLLEEDLGRTLEALDRAQARFCQENAAQVLALGEQRHEAQKLLSSIHTAFSKAEELSFMKNTKPVKILTDRSQACVGSSLPPFKVGNLNSKLFLSEISKREKSLKRTLEAPLTPPSTFLQSVPAYPSGQSSGSGAEKRKHSTAFPEGNGNVGKNTAPGFKESSSSSSSSSSSLAKQPYLGSGSASGEGQSTNQQPLGPCGPPHINESGGTGSGSGSLTNHHSGSVFSSSHFPPGGSSSSHSSQQAVLPQYGGRKILVCTMDNCYCSGVPSVSGHRSHPPYPRSGSFPWVSAQDYPPPPGLASGGPSMQGLAVRDWIDASQTHRHADFYGLYGQPSTKHYVTS comes from the exons ATGCCTGCCCGCACCATGATGGCCTCTGACATGGCGGAGACGTGGAGGAACTGTTTTGAGGAGGAGCTCATCTGCCCCATCTGCCTGCACGTGTTCTCAGATCCCATCCAGCTGCCCTGCAAGCACAACTTCTGCCGGGGCTGCATCAGCGAGGCCTGGGCCAAAGACTCCTCGCTGGCCCGCTGCCCTGAGTGCAATCATGCTTACACTCAAAAGCCCAGCCTGGAGAAGAACCACAAACTGTCCAACATAGTGGAGAAGTACAACGCCCTGAGTGTGGACAAGGCCGCCACGCCGGCGCTGCAGTGCATCCTGTGCCGCCGAGGCCCGCCACTCCCCGCGGTGAAGGTGTGCCTGCGCTGCAACGCCCCATGCTGCCAGTCCCACGTCCAGACACACCTGCAGCAGCCATGCTCAGCCCTCGGGCACCTGTTGGTGGAGGCGGAGGCGGTGAAGGCCTGGACCTGCCTCCAGCATGACGAGTACCGGCTGTACCACTGCGAGGCTGAGCAGACAGCGGTGTGCCAGTACTGCTGCTTCGCCCGCTGCCACCCCAGCCACGGCCATGCAGTCACTGACGTGGAGCTGAGACGCAACGACATCAGA CAAAGCCTGTTAAGACAGCAGGAGCGGGTGGAGGAACGAGTGCAGGAGATTGAAGAACAGCTCTGCAAACTCGACTCTGACAAGTGTGTGGTGGAG GACAGGGTGTGTGAGCTGAAAGAGGAGGTGCGTCTGCAGTACCAGCGGATGCATCAGCTCCTTGAGGAGGATCTCGGTCGGACACTGGAGGCTCTGGACCGCGCTCAGGCTCGGTTCTGTCAGGAGAACGCTGCCCAGGTTTTAGCTCTGGGTGAGCAGCGCCACGAGGCCCAGAAGCTGCTGAGCTCCATCCACACAGCCTTCAGTAAGGCAGAGGAACTGAGCttcatgaaaaacacaaagccTGTTAAAATCCTTACAGACAG GTCTCAGGCATGTGTGGGCAGCAGTCTGCCTCCTTTCAAAGTGGGAAATCTAAACTCTAAATTATTCCTCTCTGAAATctcaaaaagagagaagagctTGAAGAGAACGCTTGAAG CTCCCCTTACCCCTCCCTCGACCTTCCTGCAGTCTGTTCCTGCGTACCCCAGCGGTCAGAGTTCTGGTTCTGGAGCAGAGAAACGGAAACATTCCACTGCCTTCCCCGAGGGAAACGGGAACGTTGGAAAAAACACCGCTCCGGGTTTTAAGgagtcctcctcctcttcctcatcttcatcctcatcGTTGGCCAAACAACCCTACTTGGGCTCCGGCTCTGCCTCTGGAGAAGGTCAGTCTACCAATCAGCAGCCTCTCGGCCCCTGCGGCCCACCTCACATCAACGAAAGTGGCGGAACAGGAAGTGGAAGCGGTTCTCTGACCAACCACCATTCTGGCTCCGTGTTCAGCTCCTCGCACTTTCCTCCTGGAGGCAGCAGCTCCTCACACTCCTCCCAGCAGGCCGTGCTGCCTCAGTATGGTGGCCGTAAGATCCTTGTGTGTACAATGGATAACTGCTACTGCTCCGGAGTGCCCTCGGTGTCGGGCCACCGCAGCCATCCCCCGTACCCGCGCTCTGGCTCTTTCCCCTGGGTCAGCGCCCAAGACTACCCCCCTCCTCCCGGCCTGGCCTCTGGAGGTCCGTCCATGCAGGGCTTGGCAGTGAGGGACTGGATAGACGCCTCGCAGACACATAGACATGCAGATTTTTACGGGCTGTATGGGCAGCCCTCTACAAAGCACTACGTCACCAGTTAA